One part of the Crocosphaera sp. UHCC 0190 genome encodes these proteins:
- a CDS encoding antirestriction protein ArdA codes for MNETPKIYVACLAAYNNGHLHGEWIDCDQDAEDIYAEIKEMLKTSPVRHFESCEEWAIHDYENWHEIKLHEYESIEKVAELGQAIKKHGAAIAAYYAHFKSLENFEDYSQGEYESEEDFVKNYLTENGTFEAIEKLGLYTSYIDCEAIARDWFCSDYVSLESDGKTYIFTNH; via the coding sequence ATGAATGAAACCCCTAAGATTTATGTTGCTTGTTTAGCCGCTTACAACAATGGACATTTACACGGTGAATGGATTGATTGTGACCAAGATGCTGAAGACATCTATGCAGAGATTAAAGAGATGTTAAAAACTTCCCCCGTCCGACATTTTGAATCTTGTGAAGAATGGGCGATCCATGATTACGAAAACTGGCATGAGATTAAACTTCATGAATATGAATCAATCGAAAAAGTAGCAGAATTAGGTCAAGCAATCAAAAAACACGGGGCAGCGATAGCCGCTTATTATGCCCACTTTAAAAGTTTAGAAAATTTTGAAGATTATTCTCAAGGAGAATATGAAAGTGAGGAGGATTTTGTCAAGAATTACTTAACAGAAAATGGTACTTTTGAAGCCATTGAAAAGCTTGGACTATACACATCTTATATAGATTGTGAAGCCATAGCCCGTGACTGGTTTTGTAGTGATTATGTGAGCTTAGAATCAGACGGAAAGACTTACATTTTTACTAATCATTAA
- a CDS encoding siphovirus Gp157 family protein: MENARLWELSNEIVELESLIDEIEDCEDLTESEKEVRLNHVFSEWLNSDSKFNEKAEKVAHFIKYLEAVTEARQAEAKRLKTLAETSEKQATKLREYLAKEMLRVDKRKVEGVTCKLSMRRKQPRICLNVEPEQLPSEYQRVKIEANMTEIRKALKGKKLDWAFLSESIEYSLMIK, from the coding sequence ATGGAAAACGCTAGACTTTGGGAACTTTCTAACGAAATAGTCGAACTTGAAAGCTTAATTGATGAGATAGAAGACTGTGAAGATTTAACTGAATCTGAGAAAGAAGTTAGACTTAATCATGTCTTTTCTGAATGGCTTAACAGTGATTCAAAGTTTAATGAAAAGGCGGAAAAAGTAGCGCATTTCATTAAATATTTAGAAGCTGTTACAGAAGCCCGCCAAGCTGAAGCTAAACGCCTTAAAACTTTAGCAGAAACCAGCGAGAAACAAGCAACAAAATTACGGGAATATTTAGCTAAAGAAATGCTACGAGTTGATAAACGAAAAGTAGAGGGAGTGACTTGTAAACTCTCAATGAGACGTAAACAACCCCGCATCTGTTTAAATGTTGAACCCGAACAATTACCCAGTGAATACCAACGGGTAAAAATAGAAGCCAATATGACAGAAATTCGGAAAGCTTTGAAAGGTAAAAAGCTTGATTGGGCTTTCTTGAGTGAATCAATTGAATACAGTTTGATGATTAAATAG
- a CDS encoding nucleoid-associated protein, with product MRDSTGIKIKQLIVHSINSRETNGLTLSERCIPLDHPGDLTQRLIDYFVKHIENSLQDPATKAARFKTETFNDAKVPGICRLLLQERFDLVLGSQKIAKSLKDIIDRDKRISLCNLVMCTYQAQNYKNQKFIALMKIDPSDVFRQKIEVDEQNRRYVSFEIENDVMPTTKEKLQKCAFIKSLNPRPEDYDMILLDRQIRQQEEVAQFFTEDFLEVELTLDDRERTKRFHQGGTAAMNEIRSQLTPEQNKAVSSAFESAIRQNKVNVDEVINNLPIDDQCKRIIEEKLSDLPDREFSIDSGYVKNLGKKIYYKGDYGLSISVNFEDHNKVIKKEKPPIDGSNFWEITIRTRKWEEVTK from the coding sequence ATGCGCGATTCAACTGGTATAAAGATTAAACAGCTAATTGTTCACAGCATAAATTCGAGAGAAACTAATGGTCTTACTTTATCGGAACGCTGTATCCCTTTAGATCATCCAGGGGATTTGACCCAGAGATTAATTGATTATTTTGTCAAGCATATTGAAAACTCTTTGCAAGATCCAGCTACAAAAGCTGCTCGATTTAAAACTGAGACGTTTAATGATGCAAAAGTACCAGGAATTTGTCGATTATTGCTTCAAGAAAGATTCGATCTTGTACTAGGATCACAAAAAATAGCGAAATCCCTGAAGGATATTATTGATCGTGATAAACGTATTTCTCTTTGTAACTTGGTAATGTGTACTTATCAAGCTCAAAACTATAAAAATCAAAAGTTTATTGCTTTGATGAAAATAGACCCATCAGATGTTTTTCGACAGAAAATCGAGGTGGACGAGCAAAATCGACGATATGTGAGTTTTGAAATTGAAAATGATGTTATGCCTACAACAAAAGAGAAACTGCAAAAATGTGCTTTCATTAAGAGTCTAAATCCTAGACCTGAAGATTATGATATGATACTTCTTGATCGACAAATACGACAACAGGAAGAAGTTGCTCAGTTTTTTACAGAAGATTTTTTAGAGGTAGAGCTAACTCTTGATGATCGAGAGAGGACTAAGCGATTTCATCAAGGAGGAACGGCTGCTATGAATGAGATTCGCTCTCAACTAACGCCTGAGCAGAATAAAGCAGTATCTTCAGCATTTGAGAGTGCTATTAGACAAAATAAAGTTAATGTTGATGAAGTCATAAATAATCTTCCTATCGATGATCAGTGCAAGCGAATAATCGAAGAAAAGTTAAGCGATCTACCTGATAGAGAGTTTTCAATAGATTCAGGTTATGTAAAAAATTTAGGAAAAAAAATTTATTACAAAGGAGATTATGGTTTATCAATTTCAGTAAATTTTGAAGATCATAATAAAGTTATTAAAAAGGAGAAACCTCCGATAGATGGATCAAATTTTTGGGAAATTACAATTCGTACTAGAAAATGGGAAGAGGTGACAAAGTAA
- a CDS encoding glutathione peroxidase yields the protein MPLPTNLATLDGTPLTPAELENKVILFINVASQCGLTPQYSGLVELDKKYSDRGFKVIGVPCNQFGAQEPGSPQQIKDFTSSKYNVEFTLLEKQDVNGANRSPLYQFLVKDGEDIGWNFGKFLVDRNGEVVARFEPTTAPDDAQLQAAIEKALS from the coding sequence ATGCCTCTGCCGACTAATCTTGCGACACTTGACGGGACACCTCTAACTCCTGCCGAATTAGAAAATAAAGTCATCCTGTTTATCAATGTTGCCAGTCAATGTGGTTTAACCCCTCAATATTCGGGTTTGGTTGAACTTGACAAAAAATACAGTGATCGTGGATTTAAGGTCATTGGCGTTCCTTGTAATCAGTTTGGCGCACAAGAACCTGGGAGTCCTCAACAAATTAAAGATTTTACTAGCAGCAAATACAACGTTGAATTTACTCTGCTCGAAAAACAAGATGTCAATGGGGCCAACCGCAGTCCCCTTTATCAATTCTTAGTTAAAGATGGTGAAGATATTGGTTGGAACTTTGGTAAGTTTCTAGTTGATCGTAATGGTGAAGTGGTGGCACGCTTCGAGCCGACAACTGCCCCTGATGATGCCCAATTGCAAGCCGCCATCGAGAAAGCTTTAAGTTAA
- a CDS encoding DUF4112 domain-containing protein, with the protein MSKLSPRQRKVTRLHRISHILDKAIPIPGTKGRIGLDPILGLIPGGGDTIAGLLSAYIIWESARMGVNRKVIGQMVANVLLDSLAGSVPVVGDVFDVTWKANVRNIELLEHHLNFTPENKKVNTLFLIGLSVVLILIVVGFTVLTLALVTWLWKNITGNN; encoded by the coding sequence ATGTCTAAATTATCCCCCCGTCAAAGAAAAGTAACTCGTCTTCATCGGATTAGTCATATCTTGGACAAAGCCATCCCCATTCCAGGGACAAAAGGTCGAATTGGATTAGACCCCATTTTAGGATTAATACCAGGAGGTGGGGATACCATAGCTGGTTTATTATCAGCTTATATTATTTGGGAATCAGCAAGAATGGGAGTAAACCGTAAGGTGATTGGTCAAATGGTAGCTAACGTATTGTTAGATTCATTGGCCGGTTCAGTTCCAGTAGTAGGGGATGTTTTTGATGTTACTTGGAAAGCCAACGTAAGAAATATCGAATTATTAGAACATCATCTAAACTTTACTCCTGAGAACAAAAAAGTTAATACACTTTTTCTGATTGGATTAAGTGTAGTTTTAATTCTAATTGTGGTAGGATTTACTGTTTTGACATTGGCTTTAGTAACGTGGTTATGGAAAAATATTACAGGTAATAACTGA
- a CDS encoding tyrosine-type recombinase/integrase: protein MTPLTTYHPPITEVDNDAQVIYLWLSGLSPSTQKTYTRTVNQFLSFVEKPLAKVLLEDLTRWVDLLFLKDYSQNSIALKVSTIKSLFSYAWKIGYLSLNIAKAVKAPSGISALHERILEQPDVKALIEAAKVGRGATALAERDRTLLTLIYATGLRATEVLSINWRDLRPRKEGGQVTVTGKGGKVRTVLISQNLYQQLQQLKRSNKTDAVFTTCRGNRLDRHQLHRIVKAAAEKAGINEHTSTHWLRHAHACHSLENGCDIDVLMRSLGHSSLTVTSKYLHARPNEGSSQFIDI from the coding sequence ATGACTCCTCTGACCACCTATCACCCCCCCATCACCGAAGTTGATAACGATGCCCAAGTTATCTATTTATGGCTATCGGGGTTAAGTCCTAGTACCCAAAAAACTTACACTCGCACCGTTAACCAATTCTTGAGTTTCGTTGAAAAACCTTTGGCTAAAGTGTTATTAGAGGATCTGACAAGGTGGGTTGATCTGCTCTTTCTTAAAGACTATTCTCAAAATTCCATCGCCCTCAAAGTTTCCACCATTAAAAGTTTATTCTCTTACGCTTGGAAAATTGGCTATTTATCCCTCAATATCGCCAAAGCTGTCAAAGCTCCAAGCGGTATTAGTGCCTTACATGAACGCATTTTAGAACAGCCTGATGTTAAAGCTTTAATTGAAGCGGCGAAAGTAGGACGCGGTGCTACCGCACTCGCGGAGCGAGACCGCACACTATTAACTTTGATTTACGCCACTGGACTTAGGGCAACAGAAGTATTGAGTATTAACTGGCGTGACTTACGACCTCGTAAAGAAGGCGGACAAGTAACCGTTACAGGGAAAGGGGGAAAGGTAAGGACGGTATTAATCAGTCAAAATCTTTATCAACAGTTACAGCAGCTTAAGCGTTCTAATAAAACCGATGCTGTGTTTACGACCTGCCGAGGTAATCGCTTAGACCGTCATCAACTCCATCGTATCGTCAAAGCAGCAGCAGAAAAAGCTGGTATTAATGAACATACGTCAACCCATTGGTTACGTCATGCCCATGCTTGTCATAGCTTAGAAAATGGCTGTGATATTGATGTTTTGATGCGATCGCTTGGCCATTCGTCTTTGACTGTTACCTCTAAATATTTACACGCTAGACCCAATGAAGGCAGTAGTCAATTTATTGATATTTAA